CGCGAATTACTGAAATGAGAAAGCAATTCACCAAAATGCTTACTTAAAATACTAAAATGAGTACGCGAATTACTGAAATGAGAAAGCAATTCACCAAAATGCTTACTCAAAATACTAAAATGAGTACGCGAATTACTGAAATGAGAAAGCAATTCACCAAAATGCTTACTCAAAATACTAAAATGAGTACGCGAATTACTGAAATGAGAAAATATTCTGGCAAACCGAGAACACAAGAAGCCGTTTTGTTGTTCGTCTTACTTTAACGCTAGCGAACACTTGACTTTTAAGACAGTCGCTACAAAGCCTAGTCATCCTGATCTCAACCAAAAAGGAACGATAAGTCGTCTCATGCTGAACTTTTACCCAACTCAGTACTCAGCTACCGCCAAATTTTAATGAGATTGTGTTGAGTTAAACGCAGTCAAGATGAAACGCAACTTAGAAATTTGGCAATTTACCTTACCACTTTGTGCAGTGCTAATGTTTGGCATGGGAGCTTATACTACCATTCACATGGTTGATGGTCGCTACCGCGTGGAAGTAGCAATCAATATGAAGGGACTGAGGATAAAAACTGATGTGGACAAAAAAGAATGCAAACCTGCGGAAGATAAGATTCAACCGCAGGAAAATCAGCATTCTCAAGAGTGATGCAACGAACCGCCAAGACGCAAAGACGCCAAGACATCTTTGCGTCTTGGCGTGAGGAAAACCTCCCTACATCGCACAATTCAACGCGCCGGCTTTTTGCGAAAAGCGAATATTCTCCCGATAATCAACAGGACAATCTATCACTGCTGGAACATCCTGTGCCAAAGCTTCTTTGAGGATGGGAACCAAATCAGTAGCAGATTGGACGCGGTAGCCTTTTAGACCCATACTTTCGGCAAATTTGACAAAATCAGGGTTGCTAAAATGCACAAAAGATGACCTACCTTTGCCAAAGTAATTTTCTTGCTTCCACTCAACTAAGCCGTAGCCACCATCATTGAAAATAAGGGTGACAAAAGGCGTACCAACGCGCAAAGCCGTTTCTAATTCCTGGCAATTCATCATAAAGCCACCATCGCCGGTTGCAGCAACAACTTTACGGTTAGGATGCACAAGTTTTGCGGCGACGGCACCAGGAATGGCAATACCCATTGCTGCAAAGCCATTGGAAATGATGCAAGTATTCGGGCTATGGCAGTGATAATGACGGGCAATCCACATTTTATGTGCGCCAACATCAGAGATGACGATATCTTCTGGTCCCATCACTTGCCGCAAGTCATAAATTAACTTTTGTGGCTTAATCGGAAACCCGTCATCATTGGCATACTCTTCGTAGTCGGCACGGATATTTGTCCTTAAGTTGATAGCGTAGGGATTAGGCTTACCCTCGCGATCTGCAAATTTTAAGATTTCAGAGAGGGAATCAGTAATATCTCCGACAACTTCAACGTTAGGAATATAACTACTATCAATTTCCGCAGGAGTGACTCCAATATGAACAATGGGAATTTTGCCATCAGGATTCCATTTTTTCGGGGAAAACTCAATCAAATCATAACCAATGGCAATGACTAAATCTGTGTTATCAAAGCCACAGGTAATGAAATCTCGCTGTTGCAATCCCACTGACCACAAAGCCAAGGAATGAGTGTAAGGAATCACGCCTTTGCCCATGAAAGTGTTGGCAACGGGAATATTCATTTGGTTGGCAAATTGTGTGACAGCATCACTTGCTTGGTCACGAATAGCCCCATTGCCAACTAAAATGATCGGGTTCACTGCTTGGGAAATTGCTGCTGCTGCTGCCCTGATACTGGCAAAAGAAGCGAAGGTTTTTTCGATGTTGTCCTTACGTAAGGGATTGCCTTCTGCGGGCATGGCGGCAATATTTTCTGGCAAATCGATGTGAACTGCGCCCGGTTTTTCACTTTGCGCCCGCTTAAAGGCTTTCCGCACAAGTTCTGGTGTAATACTGGGTCGAACAATTTGTTTATTCCACTTTGTCACCGGGGCAAACATTGCCACCAAATCTAAATATTGATGGGATTCAATGTGCATTCTATCTGTTCCCACCTGCCCGGTAATCGCCACCAAAGGCGCACCGTCAAGGTTAGCATCGGCTACTCCAGTCATCAAGTTTGTTGCCCCAGGACCAAGAGTCGAAAGGCAAACGCCGGCTTTTCCTGTCAAACGTCCGTAGACATCTGCCATGAAAGCAGCACCCTGTTCGTGACGGGTGGTAATAAATTGAATTGAAGAATGTTTCAGCGCCTCTAAAACATGCAGGTTTTCTTCCCCAGGGAGTCCAAAAACGTATTGCACCCCTTCATTTTCCAAGCATTGTACCAATAGTTCAGCTGTATTCATAACTCCTCTTTATTCCTCTGGGTTGATAGCACCTGGTGTGGCTTGTTATTTCACCCACACAGTTTTAACATTGACGAACTCATGTATACCTTGGATACTCAATTCCCTGCCATATCCAGAACGCTTGATCCCACCAAAGGGCAAGCGGGGGTCGGACTTTACCATAC
The sequence above is a segment of the Mastigocladopsis repens PCC 10914 genome. Coding sequences within it:
- a CDS encoding acetolactate synthase large subunit yields the protein MNTAELLVQCLENEGVQYVFGLPGEENLHVLEALKHSSIQFITTRHEQGAAFMADVYGRLTGKAGVCLSTLGPGATNLMTGVADANLDGAPLVAITGQVGTDRMHIESHQYLDLVAMFAPVTKWNKQIVRPSITPELVRKAFKRAQSEKPGAVHIDLPENIAAMPAEGNPLRKDNIEKTFASFASIRAAAAAISQAVNPIILVGNGAIRDQASDAVTQFANQMNIPVANTFMGKGVIPYTHSLALWSVGLQQRDFITCGFDNTDLVIAIGYDLIEFSPKKWNPDGKIPIVHIGVTPAEIDSSYIPNVEVVGDITDSLSEILKFADREGKPNPYAINLRTNIRADYEEYANDDGFPIKPQKLIYDLRQVMGPEDIVISDVGAHKMWIARHYHCHSPNTCIISNGFAAMGIAIPGAVAAKLVHPNRKVVAATGDGGFMMNCQELETALRVGTPFVTLIFNDGGYGLVEWKQENYFGKGRSSFVHFSNPDFVKFAESMGLKGYRVQSATDLVPILKEALAQDVPAVIDCPVDYRENIRFSQKAGALNCAM